TGGCCGGCCGCGAGGCGGATTGGATGGCGAAGGCTGCCAGAATCGCCGAGGGCGAGGGCGCAGCCATGATCGACATCAACATGGGATGCCCTGCCAAAAAAGTCACCGGAGGCTACTCGGGGTCCGCGCTGATGCGCGATCCCGACCATGCGCTTGAACTGATCGAAGCCACCGTCAAGGCCGTCTCTGTTCCGGTCACATTGAAAATGCGGCTTGGCTGGGACCACGACAACATCAATGCGCCGTTGATTGCTGCACGCGCGGAAGCCGCCGGTATCCAGATGATCACAATTCACGGCCGTACGCGGATGCAGTTCTATGAGGGCTCTGCCGATTGGGTGGCGATAGCGAAGGTCCGCGAAGCTGTCAGCGTGCCTCTGGTGGCCAATGGCGACGTGGCTTCGCGCGCCGACATCGAGGCTTGTCTCAAACACTCTGGCGCGGACGCGGTCATGATCGGACGCGCCTCGCGTGGCCGGCCCTGGATCTGCGGCGACCTTGCGGAATCCGACAAGGCTCCGGCGCCCGGATCGCAACAGCGTGCCATTGCTGTCGAACACTACTGGATGATGATCGAACATTACGGCGAGGATGTCGGTGTCCGCCATGCGCGCAAGCACATCGGTTGGTACCTTGATACGCTCGCACCGCTTGCGCCTGATGGCCTCAAGACGGCCATGATGGCATCGCGCAAGGCCGATGAAGTCGCCACCATGTTTGCCGAAGCACTCGAGACCGGGGCGCGGCCCGAAACAGGTCCGGGATCGGAAATGGAGGCCGCAGCATGAGTGATCGAAAGACAGAGGATGCAATTGCACCCGGCGCAATCGACACATCCAGCATGGTGCTCAACGCAATACAGCACCCGGTCATAATGGTTGATGCACAGGGTCATGTCTGTTTTGCAAACTGGGAAGCGGAATCCTTCTTCGCTGCCAGCGCCTCGCATCTCAGTCGTCACAACCTCGACAATTTCATCCCCTTTGGAAGCCCGCTGCTCGAGTTGATCGAGCAGGTTCGTGAACGCCGTGCAGCTGTTAACGAATACCGTGTGGATCTCAGTTCCCCACGGCTCGGCAGTGACAAGCTGGTCGATCTCTATGTGGCGCCGGTGGCAGGCCTGCCCGACAATGTGGTTGTGGTGTTCCAGGAACGCTCGATGGCCGACAAGATCGACCGGCAGCTCACCCATCGCGCCGCGGCACGTTCGGTAACCGGTCTGGCGTCGATGCTGGCCCACGAGATCAAGAACCCGCTTTCGGGCATCCGCGGTGCGGCTCAGCTGCTCGAAATGTCTGTTGGTGACGAAGACCGCGCGCTCACCCGGCTGATCCGGGATGAAACCGATCGGATCGTTTCGCTGGTTGATCGAATGGAGATCTTTTCCGATGAACGGCCTGTCGACCGTGAGCCGGTCAACATCCATTCGGTGCTTGACCACGTCAAGGCTGTGGCAAAGGCCGGTTTCGCGCGCAACATCCGCTTCATTGAGCTTTATGATCCGTCCCTGCCGCCGGTCTATGCGAACCGGGACCAACTTGTGCAGGTGTTCTTGAACCTGGTCAAGAACGCAGCGGAGGCGGTGGGCGAAGTTGCTGACCCCGAAATTGTGCTAACCACGGCATACCGGCCGGGCATCAAGCTTTCGGTCGCAGGGACCCGCGAAAAAGTCTCTCTGCCGCTCGAGTTCTGTGTTCAGGACAACGGGCCGGGGGTGCCATCGGACCTGCTGCCGCATCTATTCGACCCTTTCATTACAACCAAGACCAACGGTTCTGGTCTGGGCCTCGCTCTGGTCGCCAAGATCGTCGGCGGGCATGGCGGCATTGTCGAATGCGACAGCCAGACCCGCAAAACCACATTCCGTATTCTGATGCCCGCATCACGTGACGCCCGGCCGGTTGAGCCGTTGCCGCCGCCAGGCGCCGTGGCGACCGAGTAAAAGGACAAATATCATGGGCAACGCCACAATTCTTGTCGCCGATGACGACGCTGCAATCCGTACCGTGCTCAATCAGGCTCTGACCCGCGCCGGCTACGAAGTCAGGATCACGTCCAATGCAGCGACGCTGTGGCGCTGGGTGTCGGCAGGCGAGGGGGATCTGGTGATCACCGATGTGGTGATGCCGGACGAGAATGCCTTTGACATGCTGCCACGCATTCGCCGCGCCCGCCCCGATCTGCCAGTTCTGGTCATGAGCGCGCAAAACACCTTCATGACTGCCATCAAGGCGTCGGAAGGCGGGGCCTATGATTATCTTCCAAAGCCGTTTGACCTTACCGAGATGATCGGCACCATCGGACGGGCCCTCTCGGAGCCGCGCAAGGTTGCCGCCCAACCCGAGGACACCACCGAAGGCATGCCTCTGGTGGGGCGCTCAGCCGCCATGCAGGAAATCTACCGGGTGCTTGCACGTCTGATGCAGACGGATCTGACCCTGATGATCACCGGCGAATCCGGCACCGGCAAGGAACTCGTCGCGCGTGCCTTGCATGACTATGGCAAGCGCCGCAACGGCCCCTTCGTGGCCATCAATATGGCCGCAATTCCACGCGACCTGATCGAATCGGAGCTGTTCGGCCATGAAAAAGGTGCCTTCACCGGCGCACAGAACCGCTCCACCGGGCGTTTTGAGCAGGCTGAAGGCGGCACCCTGTTTCTCGATGAGATCGGCGATATGCCGATGGATGCCCAGACCCGCTTGTTGAGAGTTCTCCAGCAAGGTGAATACACGACCGTTGGCGGCCGCACCCCGATCAAGAGCGATGTCCGCATTGTCGCCGCGACCAACAAGGACCTCAAGATCCTGATCAATCAGGGCCTGTTTCGCGAGGATCTGTTCTATCGGCTCAACGTGGTGCCTTTGAGGCTTCCGGCGTTGCGTGACCGTGCCGAGGACGTGCCGGATCTGGTGCGCCATTTTGTGCGCCATGCCGTTGGCGAGGGGCTCGACGCCAAACGTTTTGATGGCGACGCGCTCGATCTGCTCAAGGCCTATCCCTGGCCCGGCAATGTCCGCGAACTTGAAAACGTGGTTCGCCGCGTCATGGCACTCTATCCGCAGGATGTGATCAGCCGCGAAATCATCGACAACGAGCTCCGGATCGAAACCCCCGAGCAATCCTCGCCTCAGGGCGGAGCCCCCATGGCGCAGGCGACGATTGCGCAATCGGTGGAAGAAAACATGCGGCGATACTTTTCGGGGTTTGGCGAAGATCTGCCTCCTCCGGGTTTGTATCACCGTGTGCTCGAAGAGGTTGAGTATCCGCTGATACTGGCCGCGCTAACGGCAACCCGCGGCAATCAGATCAAGGCGGCGGACCTTCTGGGTCTGAACCGCAATACATTGCGCAAGAAGATTCGCGAGCTCGGCGTAACCGTCTACCGTTCGCCGCGCCCCGCTTGACGCAGAAGTTCGTCCGGAGCAACTGGCCTGAACCCACAGGCCTCAATGGGGCGGTTGACGCACTGGCTTGACAGAGGTCTCGAGCAGTTGCAATTTCGCCACATTATGTTGCTTGTTCGCAACTATACCAATCAGGCGAAACCGGAGCGGCGAAAGACAAATGGCGATGAATTCGGCTGCCGCGCCGCAGACCTCCCTCCCTGACGCAAGCGACGATTCAAGCTCCGCGGACGCCAGCGTTCAGCGCCGAAATCTGTTCACCTTGCCCGGCATCGCGCTCGTTGTCTCGGCCTTTGTGAGTGCGCTGGTTTCCTTTGCCATTCTGCTCGGACTGACACCAATTGAACCGGTAGACCAGGTTGTGCTGGGCGCGGTGGTTATCAACCTCGTCTTCGTGGTTGGCCTGGTGACATTGGTCTTTCTCGAACTCCGAATGCTTCTGCGAGCGCGCCGGCGCGGCAAAGCGGCCGCCAAGCTCCACATTCGGGTTGTTGCACTGTTCTCGATTGTGGCAATCGTGCCGGCCATTCTCGTCGCCATAGTGGCGTCAATCACGCTTGATGTGGGGCTGGATCGCTGGTTTTCGCTGCGAACCAAATCCATCGTCAATTCCTCACTGTCAGTGGCTGAGGCCTATGTGTTGGAGAATGCGAGATTTCTGCAGGGCCAGACAGTCTCCATGGCCAATGATCTCGACAATGCACGCTCGCTCTACTCGCTCGACCGGATCGGCTTTACCCAGTTCATGACCAGACAAGCCACCGGCCGCGGCCTGCTGGGTGCGTTTTTGGTTCGCACGGATGGCAGCGTGATCCTGCAGGCAGACATTCGCACCGAACGGCCATTGCCGGCGATTCCGGAATCGGCGCTCAAGGATGCGGTGAATGGACAGCCGACACTGATCCCACCCGGTGTCACCAACCTTGTTGGTGCGGTAATGCCGCTGCAGCAGATTGACGGCGCGCTTTTGTACACAGTGCGTGTGGTTGATCCCGAAGTCATGCGCTCGATGCGTCTGATGGAGGACGCAACACTCGAATACCAGACGCTGGAGCAGGGGCGGACCTCCTTGCAACTGGCCTTTGGCATTCTCTATCTCGGCTTCGCCCTTATTGTGCTGCTGGCAGCAATCTGGACGGCGATTGCGGTGGCTGACCGTCTTGTGCGGCCAATCCGGGTGCTGATCGGCGCTTCGGATGATGTTGCAAGTGGCAATCTCGACGTGACCGTGCCGGTGCATTCATCTGATGGGGATGTTGGCTCCCTGGCCCGGACATTCAACAACATGATTGTGCAAATTCGTACCCAGCGCGACGAGATTCTCTCCGCCAAGGACCAGATTGATGATCGCCGCAGGTTTACAGAGGCTGTCCTTTCGGGGGTGTCTGCCGGTGTGGTGGGTATCGACAATGTCGGCGCAGTGACCATTGCAAACCGGTCGGCCCGCCAGATCCTTGCCGAAGGTGACGAGGCCGAGGTGATCGGCAAGGCTTTCAATGAAATTGCTCCTGAATTCGAAACTGTCATGGCTGAGGCGGCGATGCGGCCGCGTGCCGATGCCCGCGCGCAGATTACGCTGAACCGAAGCGGGAAGGAACGCACACTCAACGTCAAGGTGACCCGGGAGGAAACCCATGATGGGCTCGAATCCTTTGTTGTCACGCTTGACGATATCACTGATCTGCTGATCGCCCAGCGCTCGACAGCCTGGGCCGATGTCGCCCGGCGTATTGCCCATGAAATCAAAAACCCGCTGACCCCGATCCAGCTTTCTGCCGAACGAATCCGCCGCCGCTACGGACGGCAGATCCCCGATGAAGACCGCGCCGTGTTCGACCAATGCACCGACACGATCGTGCGTCAGGTGGAGGACATTGGCCGGATGGTCGATGAGTTCTCCTCCTTTGCGCGGATGCCCAAGCCGTCCAAGACTCACGCCGATCTTCGCAACATCCTCAAAGACGCAGCTTTTCTCAGGGAAGTCAGTCGCAGTGACATTGAATTTGTACAGGAATATGCCGACACGCCGCTTGAGGGAGACTTCGATCCCCGGATGCTGGGTCAGGCATTTGGCAATCTGATCAAGAATGCGACCGAGGCAATCGATTCGGTTCCTACAGACGCCGATCGCCAAGGCAAGATCGTCGTCATCCGCGCGGGCGTTTCCGCGGATGGACAGGATTATGTCATCGACATCATCGACAATGGCCGCGGCCTGCCCGGTGAAAACCGGCACCGGTTGCTCGAACCCTATATGACCATGCGCGAAAAGGGGACCGGCCTTGGCCTCGCAATCGTCAAGAAGATCATCGATGACCATGGTGGCATCATTCAATTGCGCGACGCACCCGCTGACATCGACGGCGGCAGGGGCGCAATGATCTCCGTACGGCTGCCAGTGCATGCGGCCATGGGTGGTCACGAAGACCAAAATTCTGAACAACAAAAAGAACAAGTGGAGCGAACAGATCATGGCGTCTGATATTCTGGTGGTCGATGACGAGGAGGACATTCGTGAGATCGTCTCGGGCATTCTCGATGATGAGGGACATGAGACACGCACCGCCGCTGACAGCGATTCCGCTGTTGCAGCCATCACCGACCGGGTGCCACGGCTGATATTTCTTGACATCTGGCTGCAGGGCAGCCGGCTTGACGGCCTGGCGCTGCTTGACGAGATCAAGGCACGGTATCCGGACCTGCCGGTGGTGATGATTTCAGGCCATGGCAACATCGAGACCGCTGTTTCGGCGATCAGGCGCGGCGCTTATGATTTCATTGAGAAGCCGTTCAAGGCAGACCGGCTTCTGCTTGTCGCCGAACGGGCGCTGGAAACGTCCAAGCTGAAGCGCGAAGTGACCGAACTCAAACGCCGCTCCGGCGATCCGGCCGAGTTGATCGGCACCTCGGTCGCGGTCTCGCAGCTCAAACAGACCATCGACAAGATTGCGCCCACCAACAGCCGGGTGATGATTCTTGGCCCCTCGGGTTCGGGCAAGGAGCTTGTCGCACGGCTGATACACCGCAAGTCGAATCGGGCGGGCGGGCCCTTCGTGGTCCTCAATGCGGCCGCTATTACACCTGAGCGCATGGAGGTCGCGCTGTTTGGCACCGAAAGTGCCGCCAGCCACGAACGCAAGGTGGGGGCGCTGGAGGAGGCCCATGGCGGCATCCTCTATCTCGACGAGGTCGCTGACATGCCACGGGGGACGCAGAACAAGATCCTTCGTGTTCTGGTGGATCAGCAGTTCGAGCGTGTCGGTGGGACCAAGCGTGTGAAAGTCGATGTCCGCATCATCTCCTCCACGGCCCGCAATCTTGAAGAACTGATCTCAGAGGGCGAATTTCGCGAGGACCTCTATCACCGGCTCGCGGTGGTTCCTGTCCGGGTTCCCTCACTGAGCGAAAGGCGCGAGGACATCCCGTTCCTGGTCGACATGTTCATGCGTCAGGTTTCCGAACAGGCTGGAATCAGAAACCGCCGCATCGGGGAGGATGCATTGGCGGTGATTCAGGCTCACACCTGGCCGGGCAACATCCGGCAATTGCGCAATTACATGGAACGCTTGATGATCTTGGCCCGTTCGGATGGTCCGGAAACAGTGATCAGCGCGGATATGCTGCCCGACGATGTTTCCGACATGTTGCCCAAGGCATCTGCCGCCGGTTCCAACCACATCATGACCTTGCCGCTGCGCGAGGCGCGCGAGCTCTTCGAGCGTGACTATCTGATTGCCCAGATCAACCGCTTTGGCGGCAACATTTCCCGCACTGCCGAATTTGTGGGGATGGAGCGGTCTGCGCTGCATCGCAAATTGAAATCGCTTGGCGTATAAGCGGCGCTGTGCGTCCGATTTGATCGGCGCATGACACAGAAGCGTTCAAGGGGACGGCAATGAAGGTCATCATTTGCGGCGCGGGACGAGTGGGCTACGGCATTGCCGAGCGTCTCGCAGCGGAAGACAACGACGTATCGGTGATCGATACCTCGGCAACGCTTGTCCAAGCCATCCGCGACACGCTTGATGTTCGCAGCTATGTGGGCCATGGGGCGCATCCCGATGTTCTGGCCCAGGCCGGCGCCGACCAGGCCGACATGATCATTGCCGTTACACTCTACGACGAGATCAACATGGTCGCCTGCCAGGTGGCCCATTCGATCTTCAAGGTTCCTACGAAGATCGCGCGAATCCGCGCCCAGTCCTACCTGAAATCCCATTGGTCGGATCTGTTTTCACGCGATCACATGCCGATCGATGTGATCATCTCTCCAGAGGTTGAGGTTGGCCAGATGGTTTTGCGGCGGATTGCGCTGCCCGGCGCCACCGACGCGGTCCGCTTCGCCGATGACAAGGTGGCTATGGTTGCCATCGAATGTCTTGAAGATTGCCCGGTAGTCAACACGCCTCTGTTGCAGCTCAGCGAACTTTTCCCCGATCTCCTGGCGACCGTGGTCGGGGTCTGGCGTCACGAAAAACTTTTCGTTCCCCATTCGAGCGACCAGCTTGAAACCGGCGATCTTGCTTATGTCGTGTGTGACCGTGATCATGTCCGCCGGACCCTGGGGCTGTTCGGCCATGAAGAGCAGGAAGCAAGCCGCATCGTCATCTCGGGTGGCGGCAACATCGGTTATTATGTCGCCGCGGCGATCGAGGAGCGTCAGCCGAAAACCAAGGTCAAAATCATTGAGGCGGATCGTGAGCGTGCGGTTTCTGTCGCCGACTCACTGAACCGGACAGTGGTGCTCAACGGTTCCGCGCTTGATCAGAACATTCTGGTCGAGGCGGACATCCAAAACGCCGATCTGATGGTGGCGCTGACCAATGACGACCAGGTCAACATCCTATCTTCGGTGATGGCCAAGCGTCTTGGCTGCAAGGCCAATCTCGCGCTGATCAACAACCCGTCGTTCCAGTCTTTCACCAAGACCCTTGGCATCGATGCCCACATCAATCCGCGCGCAGTCACAATCTCGCGCATCCTTCAGCACGTGCGCCGCGGCCGCATCCGCGCGGTCTATTCGGTGCAGAAGGGCGCGGCAGAAGTGATCGAGGCCGAGGCTCTCGAGACCTCGCCATTGGTTGGCAAGCCTTTGCGCAGCCTGGATCTGCCCGATGGCGTGCGCATCGGCGCGATCTACCGCGACAAGCAGGTGCTCAAGCCCGATGGCTCGCTCAAGATCAAGGCCAAGGACAGGGTGGTGATGTTTGCGGCACTCGATTCAGTCCGCCACGTTGAACAGATGTTCCGCGTCAGCCTCGAATTCTTTTAAGGCCGTGCTCGGGATTCTTCATGTTCTGGCCGTTTCGATGGGCGTTATGTTCGCGCTCATTGTGCCGTCTGTGCTGTTTGCCATCGCAGACGGCGCGCGCGATCTGGCATTGTCTATGCTGCTTATCGGCGCGCTTGGTGTCTTTGCGGCCTTGATGGTTCTGGGATCGATTGCAGGCTTCGAGCGGCGGCTTGGACGCGCATCTGGTTATCTTGCGCTGGTTGCCGCCTGGATTCTGCTCCCCATTGCCGCAGCAATTTCATTCAAGACATTGGGCGGGCTCAGCTGGGTGGATTCCTGGTTCGAGGCGGTTGCGGCGCTGACAACTTCGGGGATCACCCTGTTGCCGCGCGAAACCGCACCGCGGGCAATCCTGTTCTGGCGCGCGAGCCTTGAGTGGTATGGCGGCTTTCTGACCATCGTCTCGATTATTCATGTGCTGGCACCGGCCGGTTTTGGAGGGCTTCCGGGCGGCGATCGGCGCGTACTCACCGGAAACTCCAGTGAAATGACGGTCGATCTGTCGAGTTTTCGCGATGTATTGACCCAGTATGTGCTTATCACGGTCGTTATCTTCATCGCACTGATGCTGGCCGGCGTGAACGGGCCTTTTGCGGCCATGATGTCGATGATCGCCATCGCGACGGGCGGATTCTTGCCCTTCGAGGGTGCGCTCGAAGACCATGCCGGCCCGGCGGCACAATTCGTCTTGGCAATCGGATTGGCGCTTGGCACCGTCAGCGTGTTCTGGCGCCAAAGGCTGTTGCGCGCACCGAGGAACCTCATAAGGGACAATCCGGAGGTGTTCGTCGTGGTGGTGGCGATCATTGTGATTGCGGTCTTTTACGCCGCCCGGCTGTCAGCAGTGTCCGGTGGCAGCGATCTGCCGCCAATCTTTGTAGAAAGCCTCTTGGCCGCCACATCGCTGGTTGCCACCAGCGGTATCGAAAGCCGGCCAGGCGTCATTGCCCTGTGGCCGGAAATTCTGGTGTTGGTTGTCGTGCTGGTCGGCGGCGGCATTTATTCCACGACCGGCGGTTTCAAGATCTACCGTATCTCGGCGATGGCGGTTCATTCAGCCCGGGAACTCAATCGGCTGATATATCCCTCGAGCGTCTCAAGCCTCCGGTTTGGTCGCTATCTGATCGATGAAGTGAGCATGCGGGCAATATGGACCTATTTCGCCCTCTCGCTGGTGGTAATTGCCAGTGCGGCATTGATGTTCACGCTGACCGCTACCGATTTTGAAGCCGGCGTCACCATGGCGATCTCGCTGTTTTCCAATACCGGACCGGTGTATGACGCGCTCATTCCTCCGGTCTACACAACGGATCCGGCCAATGATATCTGGCCGCACTTTGAGGCCATTCCGGCATCCGCCAAGCTCGCCGGGATCCTGCTGATGACCCTTGGACGGCTTGAAGTGATGGTGGTTTTTACGGTTCTCAATCTACGCTATTGGTTGACGCGCTAGCACCCCGGGCTGGTCGCAACGCCAGCTTACGCAGAAAAACAAGTGTTTACAAAACACCGCAACAATGATCTTCTATCGTTTGTTCGGACGAGCAAAACCTGTCAGCGGCAAACTAAAAAATCCTGTCTGTCAGAGGGAGTCTAGGTGTTCGAGACTTGACATTTGGAAGGTTAGGCCCGGTGGGCCATTCCTGGGGAATTCAGCCTTTGCCATCGAGTTTTGAACTTACGCGGAAATGACCTGCATGTAGCGGGCAAGAAAAAGACGGATGAAATAGGCGCAATGGCGGAGCGTTCACAGAACCTGCAGGATCTTTTTCTCAACACGGTTCGAAAACAAAAAATATCCCTGACGATCTTTCTGATCAATGGGGTAAAATTGACCGGTGTAGTCACCTCTTTTGACAATTTCTGCGTGCTTCTACGGCGCGACGGTCATTCGCAGCTTGTCTACAAGCATGCGATCTCCACCATCATGCCGAGTCAGCCGGTTCAGATGTTCGAGAATGAAGACGCAGGCAGCAACGCCTGATTGGACAACGCACATAGAAACCGTAGGTAATTCCGGGAATTTTGCCGACGCGGACAGCAAGTCTGACGTCACCAGCGCAATTGTGCTCGTTCCGGCATTGCGCACGCGGAATGCTGCGCCGGGCAGTGGTCCTGATGGAAGCAACATAACCAAACGCCCTGACGCTTTGCGCATGGAAGAGGCTGTTGGCCTTGCCGGTGCGATCGATCTCCAGGTCGCTGAAGCCCTGATCGTGCCGATTTCGGCACCGCGTCCGTCGACCCTGTTCGGCAAAGGCAAGATGCTCGAGGTAAAGGGGGTGATCGAAACAACCGGGTCCGGGCTTGTTATCGTCGACCATCCATTGACTCCCGTGCAGCAGCGCAACATGGAAACGGAATGGAAGGTCAAGGTCATTGACCGGACCGGCCTTATTCTGGAGATTTTTGGCAGGCGTGCTTCCACCAGGGAAGGCGTTCTGCAGGTTGAACTTGCCCATCTCAATTACCAGAAGGGCCGCCTTGTCCGCAGCTGGACCCACCTTGAGCGCCAGCGCGGTGGCGGCGGCTTCATGGGTGGCCCTGGTGAAACCCAGATCGAGGCCGACCGGCGGCTCTTGCAGGACCGCATCGTCAAGCTGGAACGCGAGCTCGAGCAGGTTCGCCGCACACGGCAATTGCACCGCGCCAAGCGCAAGAAGGTTCCGCACCCGATCGTGGCGCTGGTCGGTTACACCAATGCTGGCAAATCGACGCTGTTCAACCGGGTGACCGGCGCAGAAGTTCTTGCCGAGGACATGCTGTTTGCAACGCTGGATCCAACGCTCAGACGCATGAAGCTGCCGCACGGAAACACAGTGATCTTGTCCGACACGGTGGGCTTCATCTCCAGTCTGCCGACCCATCTGGTCGCTGCCTTCCGCGCCACACTCGAAGAGGTGGTGGAAGCGGACCTGATCCTGCATGTGCGCGACATGGCGGATCCCGACCGTGCTTCGCAGGCTGGTGACGTTGAGGAAATCCTCAAAAGCCTCGGCCTCAATGAAGGCGACGGCCGCAAGCTAGTCGAGGTCTGGAACAAAATCGATCTGCTCTCTGAGGAAGCCGCGGAAGATCTCAAGACCAGGGCCGAAAAATCGGAAAATGCGATTGCCGTTTCATCGGTGACCGGCGAGGGCATCGACGAGTTGCTGATGCGCATAGAGACGATCATCTCCGGCAAGCTGGTCTCGCGAAACGTCACGCTCGGGCCCGATCAGATGAAACTGGTTCCCTGGATCTATGAGCGCGGGCGTGTGAGCGAACGTGAGGATATGGAAGACGGTTCGGTGATGATCGAAGTCGAATTCACGACCGCCGATTCCGAGGAACTCGACCGGCGCATGGGCAATGGCCCCAAACCATCTGACAGCTGGGAAGATGACTTGGACGATTAAAGTCCGCCAAGCTCAGACGAGTTCATTCAACTTGAAACTGCCTTAATTCCTCATCTCAATCGTAGCTCTTGGCCTCCTGCCAGAGCGCTTCCATGTCATCAAGCGTCGCCTTGTCAGGCGTTTTGCCCTGTTTTGCCAATTCCGTCTCCACATAGGCGAAGCGCCGGCGGAACTTGGTGTTCGTGGATCTCAGGGCATCTTCGGGATCGGCCTTGAGGTGGCGGGCCAGATTGGCCACCGCAAAGATGACGTCGCCGAGCTCATCCGCCGCTTCGTCCTGCCTGGCATCGGTGATGGCCTGCCGCAATTCGCCGATTTCCTCTTCGATCTTGTCGAGCACCGGACCTGCCGCGCCCCAATCAAAGCCGACCTGGGACGCCGCCTGCTGCAATTTCAGCGCTTCCATGAGCGCGGGCAGGGCGCGCGGCACGCTGGTGAGTTGCCCGGGCTTCTCGCTCTCGGGCAATCCGCGTGCGGCGCGGCGCTCTCGTCGTTCCCGTTTCTCTTCGGCCTTGATCTCCGCCCACTGCATCTTGACCTGATCCGGCGTGTCGGCGCCGGGGCGTTCAAACACATGCGGGTGGCGGCGTATCATCTTCCGGGTGATCGCCTCGACCACGTCTTCAAACGAGAACAGGTCTTGTTCTTCCGCCATCCGGGCATGGAACACCACTTGCAGCAACAGATCGCCCAGCTCGTCGCACAGGTCTTCGGGATCGTTGCGCTCGATCGCATCGGCAACTTCATAAGCCTCCTCGATCGTGTAGGGCTTGATCGAGGCAAAATCCTGCTTGATGTCCCAGGGGCAGCCGGTCTCGGGATGCCGGAGGGCGGCCATGATTTCGATGAGGCGGGAAATGTTGCGGGATGGGGTCATGCGGCGAGCTTAGCCGAGCCGTCTGAAGCCCGCGACTGTTCCGCCCTGGCCATCCACCTTGTCCACAACTCAGTCGATCCCGCCTGACAAGCACCAGATCAGTTGAGCGGTATCGCGTTGTCGTCTTTGCTTTCCTGATAGCTGTCGGACAGTTGAGCGTAATGATCGCGGATGCGCTGGGCCTGATTGAGCAATGGTTTCGCCTCGGCATCTGGCAGCGTTGCCATGATGTCGAAGATGCCCCGGCCGCGCCAGAACGCATTGTCGTGATTGTAACCGCCCGGTTCCAGACCGAAGACCTCTTTGAGCATCTTGAGATCATGCGGAATGGCAAAGCTGTCGCGCGAATCCTGATGGCTGAAAAAGTAGAAGAAATTGTCAAATCCGGCCCAGGCGATCGCTGACATGCACATGCTGCAGGGCTCATGGGTGGACAGGAAAATCATGTCCTTGGTGGATTCCTGTTTGGAAACGGGGCTTTCATAGAAGCATTTGAGCAGGTGAACTTCGCCGTGCCACAGCGGATTCTCGGTTTCCTTGTTGGTCTGGGCCATCACCAGCGAAAGATCGGATTTGCGCAGCAGCGCGCCACCGAACACCTTGTTTCCCTCTGCCACGCCTTTTTCGGTGAGCGGCAGGATATCGTTTTGCATCACGCTGAGCAGTCTGGCTGCCAGTTGCGCGTTTTCCGTAATCTCCATGAAGTGTTCCAAAACCTGTGTCGTC
The DNA window shown above is from Hoeflea phototrophica DFL-43 and carries:
- a CDS encoding potassium transporter TrkG translates to MGVMFALIVPSVLFAIADGARDLALSMLLIGALGVFAALMVLGSIAGFERRLGRASGYLALVAAWILLPIAAAISFKTLGGLSWVDSWFEAVAALTTSGITLLPRETAPRAILFWRASLEWYGGFLTIVSIIHVLAPAGFGGLPGGDRRVLTGNSSEMTVDLSSFRDVLTQYVLITVVIFIALMLAGVNGPFAAMMSMIAIATGGFLPFEGALEDHAGPAAQFVLAIGLALGTVSVFWRQRLLRAPRNLIRDNPEVFVVVVAIIVIAVFYAARLSAVSGGSDLPPIFVESLLAATSLVATSGIESRPGVIALWPEILVLVVVLVGGGIYSTTGGFKIYRISAMAVHSARELNRLIYPSSVSSLRFGRYLIDEVSMRAIWTYFALSLVVIASAALMFTLTATDFEAGVTMAISLFSNTGPVYDALIPPVYTTDPANDIWPHFEAIPASAKLAGILLMTLGRLEVMVVFTVLNLRYWLTR
- the hfq gene encoding RNA chaperone Hfq, which encodes MAERSQNLQDLFLNTVRKQKISLTIFLINGVKLTGVVTSFDNFCVLLRRDGHSQLVYKHAISTIMPSQPVQMFENEDAGSNA
- the trkA gene encoding Trk system potassium transporter TrkA, coding for MKVIICGAGRVGYGIAERLAAEDNDVSVIDTSATLVQAIRDTLDVRSYVGHGAHPDVLAQAGADQADMIIAVTLYDEINMVACQVAHSIFKVPTKIARIRAQSYLKSHWSDLFSRDHMPIDVIISPEVEVGQMVLRRIALPGATDAVRFADDKVAMVAIECLEDCPVVNTPLLQLSELFPDLLATVVGVWRHEKLFVPHSSDQLETGDLAYVVCDRDHVRRTLGLFGHEEQEASRIVISGGGNIGYYVAAAIEERQPKTKVKIIEADRERAVSVADSLNRTVVLNGSALDQNILVEADIQNADLMVALTNDDQVNILSSVMAKRLGCKANLALINNPSFQSFTKTLGIDAHINPRAVTISRILQHVRRGRIRAVYSVQKGAAEVIEAEALETSPLVGKPLRSLDLPDGVRIGAIYRDKQVLKPDGSLKIKAKDRVVMFAALDSVRHVEQMFRVSLEFF
- the hflX gene encoding GTPase HflX is translated as MEEAVGLAGAIDLQVAEALIVPISAPRPSTLFGKGKMLEVKGVIETTGSGLVIVDHPLTPVQQRNMETEWKVKVIDRTGLILEIFGRRASTREGVLQVELAHLNYQKGRLVRSWTHLERQRGGGGFMGGPGETQIEADRRLLQDRIVKLERELEQVRRTRQLHRAKRKKVPHPIVALVGYTNAGKSTLFNRVTGAEVLAEDMLFATLDPTLRRMKLPHGNTVILSDTVGFISSLPTHLVAAFRATLEEVVEADLILHVRDMADPDRASQAGDVEEILKSLGLNEGDGRKLVEVWNKIDLLSEEAAEDLKTRAEKSENAIAVSSVTGEGIDELLMRIETIISGKLVSRNVTLGPDQMKLVPWIYERGRVSEREDMEDGSVMIEVEFTTADSEELDRRMGNGPKPSDSWEDDLDD
- a CDS encoding sigma-54-dependent transcriptional regulator, encoding MASDILVVDDEEDIREIVSGILDDEGHETRTAADSDSAVAAITDRVPRLIFLDIWLQGSRLDGLALLDEIKARYPDLPVVMISGHGNIETAVSAIRRGAYDFIEKPFKADRLLLVAERALETSKLKREVTELKRRSGDPAELIGTSVAVSQLKQTIDKIAPTNSRVMILGPSGSGKELVARLIHRKSNRAGGPFVVLNAAAITPERMEVALFGTESAASHERKVGALEEAHGGILYLDEVADMPRGTQNKILRVLVDQQFERVGGTKRVKVDVRIISSTARNLEELISEGEFREDLYHRLAVVPVRVPSLSERREDIPFLVDMFMRQVSEQAGIRNRRIGEDALAVIQAHTWPGNIRQLRNYMERLMILARSDGPETVISADMLPDDVSDMLPKASAAGSNHIMTLPLREARELFERDYLIAQINRFGGNISRTAEFVGMERSALHRKLKSLGV